In a single window of the Streptomyces cinnabarinus genome:
- the lhgO gene encoding L-2-hydroxyglutarate oxidase — protein MADETIGIVGAGIVGLATGREIALRRPGTRVVVLEKEQELAVHQTGHNSGVVHAGIYYPPGSLKAELTVRGVALLREYCQERGLPYEEVGKLVTAVREDELGRMESLYERARTNHVPELRKVSKEEIREIEPAAGGLAALHSPRTAITDYKAVAREYAKDIEASGGEVRLGFPVTAITQVPGGIEVASVQDRVRVDRLVLCAGLHSDTVARLAHDGREPRIIPFRGEYMLLKPEKARLLRGLVYPVPDPRYPFLGIHFTPRVDGTVEVGPNAVLAMSREGYRLSQVSPRDLVSLAGYPGAWRMAAQHWRTGIKEYRGSLSKRAFMRDASLYVPAVGVSDVVRGGAGVRAQALDRDGTLADDFRIHRAGRVTAVRNAPSPAATASLAIAEHIVDAVFGDG, from the coding sequence ATGGCTGACGAGACGATCGGCATCGTCGGCGCGGGCATCGTGGGCCTGGCCACCGGCCGCGAGATCGCCCTGCGCCGACCCGGCACCCGGGTGGTGGTGCTGGAGAAGGAGCAGGAGCTCGCCGTCCACCAGACCGGCCACAACTCCGGCGTCGTGCACGCCGGGATCTACTACCCGCCGGGCAGCCTCAAGGCGGAGCTGACGGTGCGCGGGGTCGCCCTGCTGCGCGAGTACTGCCAGGAGCGGGGCCTGCCGTACGAGGAGGTCGGCAAGCTGGTCACGGCCGTCCGCGAGGACGAGCTGGGCCGGATGGAGAGCCTCTACGAACGGGCCCGCACCAACCATGTGCCCGAGCTGCGGAAGGTCTCCAAGGAGGAGATCAGGGAGATCGAGCCCGCGGCCGGAGGGCTCGCCGCGCTGCACTCGCCGCGCACCGCGATCACCGACTACAAGGCCGTCGCCCGCGAGTACGCCAAGGACATCGAGGCGTCCGGCGGCGAGGTGCGGCTCGGCTTCCCCGTCACCGCGATCACCCAGGTGCCCGGCGGTATCGAGGTGGCCTCCGTCCAGGACCGGGTCCGGGTGGACCGGCTGGTGCTGTGCGCGGGGCTGCACTCGGACACCGTCGCCCGGCTCGCGCACGACGGACGGGAACCGCGGATCATCCCCTTCCGGGGCGAGTACATGCTGCTGAAGCCGGAGAAGGCGCGGCTGCTGCGGGGCCTGGTCTATCCGGTGCCCGATCCCCGGTACCCCTTCCTCGGCATCCACTTCACCCCGCGAGTCGACGGCACCGTCGAGGTCGGCCCGAACGCCGTCCTGGCGATGTCCAGGGAGGGCTACCGGCTGAGCCAGGTCTCGCCACGGGACCTCGTGAGCCTCGCCGGCTACCCCGGAGCCTGGCGGATGGCGGCCCAGCACTGGCGTACCGGCATCAAGGAATACCGCGGCTCGCTGTCCAAGCGTGCCTTCATGCGGGACGCGAGCCTGTACGTGCCCGCCGTGGGCGTCTCCGACGTGGTGCGCGGCGGAGCCGGGGTGCGCGCCCAGGCGCTGGACCGCGACGGCACGCTCGCCGACGACTTCCGCATCCACCGGGCCGGCCGGGTCACCGCCGTCCGCAACGCGCCCTCACCGGCCGCGACGGCCTCCCTGGCGATCGCCGAGCACATCGTCGACGCCGTCTTCGGCGACGGCTGA